In Oreochromis niloticus isolate F11D_XX linkage group LG22, O_niloticus_UMD_NMBU, whole genome shotgun sequence, the sequence TCCTCTCTCAAATGATGAGGTCGTtagcaggcctctggagaactgcaagacatgttgaggaggtcatttagccatttgaatcagctgtgtgtgtgtgtgtgtgtgtgtgtgtgtgtgtgtgtgtgtgtgtgtgtgtgttttacagcaTTAATAAGGTGACGTTGGGAGCACACTCAATCAAGAAACGGGAAGAAAATTCTAAACAGATCCGAGAGGTTGTGACACACGTTCCTCATCCCGACTACACCAGTGTAGTTCTGGGCAACGACCTCATGTTGCTCAAGGTAAGGAGATGATTCAGTCTCCAAAAgcaggtaaagaaaaaaatgcaacattttaagaattttcatattaaataaaattttcCTTTTACACACGTTCACACTCATTTCAACAAATCACTGCAGATATTTTCAATTTCCTaagaaaaatctaaaaataaacgAGTGAATGACTGATGGTGCAAAACTTCAGCACAATGCTGCATATTTATGTACATATTAGTGCTGCCAGtgttaatctcattaaaatgacgttaacgccaaaACCGCATTAACGCAGCAAATCTCTATTGCCTCGTTAACACAGATCGCTGCGCGGgctggttagctcgttaacgtgttAGCCCCATCATTTTACCAAGATtaacacatatatgtatacttGTTTTTTAGCTCGACAAACCAGCGAAGAAAACCAGGGCAGTCAAATGTCTCAAGTTACGAGCAGCCAGAGACCCGGCAGCTGGCAGCACGTGTCTGGTGGCCGGATGGGGAATAACTGAAAACAACCGAACATCAGACGTCCTCATGTCTGTCAATGTGACTGTGGTGGACAGACAGACGTGCAACTCTCGTGATTATTACAACCACAGACCTGAGATCACCAGAGACATGATATGTGCTGGTTCAGATGGTACAAACGTCGCTGATACCTGTCAGGTACGTATGAAGAATCCATGTGTTTTTCCTTGTTTGAAGTAAATGTTCATTCAGCTCAACACCTGTGACTCAAAGAAAcacttgtgtgtttgttcttgCTGCAGGGGGATTCAGGAGGGCCGCTGTTGTGCGATGGAGCGCTGGTTGGAGTCACTTCTTTTGGAGCAGGTTGTGGTGTCATTAAAAAACCTGGAATCTACTCGTTTGTCTCAAGGAAACAACGAAAGTGGATCAAGGAAACATTAAAGTCAGCttaaatgtcatgaaagcaCAGGCAAGAATCTCTACGAGCAAGATGAGAACCTTTGATGGTTTCATGTTAAATCTCTCGGTGCTGTAGACCTTTATCCATTTtatcttttctcatttttcagtTTGTGCTAGCTTGCTCACATTCTGCACATGGCGGTCCTGTCATGGTCATTTCCACTGCAGGAAAGGCGGGAACATTAACTGGACTGACCTGAACACGTTTTTTAGCCATTCAGTATAAAAAAGGCACAGCCACTGTGATGGTTTAGGGATGACTGTTGTTCTTTTTAGCTAAAACAACGATTTGTCCTGATACATTTTCTAGTTTTTTCTACTTTCTAATAAAGCTCGTGGCTCTTCTTTCATTCATTGTTTGTTCTTtcaaagcttcctgttttttgcAGTAACTCCGTTTGACATTCAAATGACAGACCTGACCACATACTTCACTCTTTCACACTTTTCTTTATTCGATTGTCACTTTGTCTCACACACAGCCACAACCTCGGGTGCCGGCACAGTCTTGTGTGATGAGCTGATGGAGCTCCGCTGTCTCAGCCTCACCTGCCGACGAGCCCAAACCAAACTCCTAAATCTTTCACATTATTTTGCAATTAGGAATTGTTTCAGTCCTCTATTTTTAGTGTTCAAATTAAATCAAACTTCTTTGCTCAAGAAATATTCTCAAAACATACCACATGACACCCAAACTGATTGTTCTCTAATCTTATCAGGATTTGTTCCccagagacaaaaacacagtTATTAGATGTTATTAAAttcttttcagaaaaacaatcatagtgtttaatatttatatacataaatatgaaCATGCATGAATATAAATGTCTCTGGCTATTATgtgtcatggctgtgtgcaggcaggcagggagaaaggacccaaaatgcaggactcggaGGCAGATGTAAACTCAAAAcactcagctttattgctggccaGAAAAGGAACATAAACTTAACTAAACTGGGAATACCGAAATAAACTAAGCAGACAGGCAGGCTAGCAGACGGAACACACAGTTAACGTGAGGGTGAACAGACGTTAACGACGCGACACCAA encodes:
- the LOC100692442 gene encoding granzyme K; this translates as MSCLKNFTVVISCVLLFIIQPGRGSEIINGKEVEPHSLPFMAYVTSPDSFCGGTLIHPQWVLTAAHCTGINKVTLGAHSIKKREENSKQIREVVTHVPHPDYTSVVLGNDLMLLKLDKPAKKTRAVKCLKLRAARDPAAGSTCLVAGWGITENNRTSDVLMSVNVTVVDRQTCNSRDYYNHRPEITRDMICAGSDGTNVADTCQGDSGGPLLCDGALVGVTSFGAGCGVIKKPGIYSFVSRKQRKWIKETLKSA